A single window of Polaribacter sp. SA4-10 DNA harbors:
- the dnaK gene encoding molecular chaperone DnaK, translating to MSKIIGIDLGTTNSCVSVMEGNEPVVIPNSEGKRTTPSIVAFVEGGERKVGDPAKRQAVTNPTKTVYSIKRFMGNKFSESTKEAKRVPYKVVKGDNDTPRVDIDGRLYTPQEISAMVLQKMKKTAEDYLGTEVTEAVITVPAYFNDAQRQATKEAGEIAGLQVKRIINEPTAAALAYGLDKSHDDKKIVVFDFGGGTHDVSILELGDGVFEVLATDGDTHLGGDDVDEKIINWLAEEFKSDEGIDLREDPMSLQRLKEAAEKAKIELSSTTSTEINLPYVTATASGPKHLVRTLSRSKFEQLIDDLVKRTIAPCKTALKNADLTLDEIDEIVLVGGSTRIPAVQEAVEKFFGKAPSKGVNPDEVVALGAAIQGGVLSGDVKDVLLLDVTPLSLGIETMGNVFTKLIDANTTIPTKKSQVFSTAVDNQPSVEIHVLQGERAMAADNNTIGRFHLDGLPPAQRGIPQVEVTFDIDANGIIKVSALDKGTNKSHEIRIEASSGLSEEDIAKMRQEAEENADADKAAKETAEKINEADSMIFQTEKQLKEFGEKLSDDKKGPIEAALVELKAAHESKDLASIDTALATINEAWKVASEEMYAAQGGAEGADAGAQQDQPEADAQGDNVEDVDFEEVK from the coding sequence ATGAGTAAGATTATAGGAATTGATTTAGGTACAACAAACTCGTGTGTCTCTGTAATGGAAGGAAATGAGCCAGTTGTAATCCCTAACTCGGAAGGAAAAAGAACTACACCATCTATTGTTGCCTTTGTAGAAGGAGGAGAACGTAAAGTTGGTGACCCTGCTAAAAGACAAGCAGTAACAAACCCAACAAAAACTGTTTATTCTATTAAACGTTTTATGGGAAATAAATTTTCTGAATCTACTAAGGAAGCAAAAAGAGTTCCTTATAAAGTAGTAAAAGGAGATAATGATACACCAAGAGTAGATATTGATGGTCGTTTATATACGCCTCAAGAAATTTCTGCAATGGTGTTACAAAAAATGAAAAAAACTGCTGAAGACTATTTAGGAACGGAAGTTACTGAAGCAGTAATTACTGTACCAGCATATTTTAACGATGCGCAAAGACAAGCTACTAAAGAAGCTGGTGAAATTGCAGGTTTACAAGTAAAAAGAATTATAAACGAACCTACTGCTGCTGCATTGGCTTACGGTTTAGACAAATCTCATGACGATAAAAAAATTGTTGTTTTTGATTTTGGTGGTGGAACACATGATGTTTCTATCTTAGAATTAGGAGATGGCGTTTTTGAAGTATTAGCTACTGATGGAGATACGCATTTAGGTGGTGATGATGTTGATGAAAAAATCATTAACTGGTTAGCTGAAGAATTTAAATCTGACGAAGGAATCGATTTACGTGAAGACCCAATGTCTTTACAACGTTTAAAAGAAGCTGCTGAAAAAGCGAAGATTGAATTATCTTCTACTACTTCAACAGAAATTAACTTACCATATGTTACTGCTACTGCTAGTGGACCAAAACACTTAGTAAGAACTTTATCTAGATCTAAATTTGAGCAATTAATTGACGATTTAGTAAAAAGAACGATCGCACCTTGTAAAACTGCATTAAAAAATGCTGATTTAACTTTAGATGAAATAGATGAGATTGTTTTAGTTGGTGGTTCTACAAGAATACCTGCTGTACAAGAAGCTGTTGAAAAATTCTTTGGAAAAGCGCCAAGTAAAGGTGTAAACCCTGATGAAGTTGTTGCTTTAGGAGCTGCTATTCAAGGTGGAGTTTTATCTGGTGATGTAAAAGATGTATTGTTATTAGACGTTACACCTTTATCATTAGGAATTGAAACAATGGGGAATGTTTTCACAAAATTAATTGATGCAAACACAACTATTCCTACAAAAAAGTCTCAAGTATTCTCTACAGCAGTAGACAATCAACCATCAGTAGAAATTCACGTTTTACAAGGTGAAAGAGCTATGGCTGCAGATAATAATACAATTGGTCGTTTCCACTTAGATGGTTTACCTCCTGCACAAAGAGGAATTCCTCAAGTTGAAGTTACTTTTGATATTGATGCAAATGGTATTATTAAAGTTTCTGCTTTAGACAAAGGAACAAACAAATCTCATGAAATTAGAATTGAAGCTTCTTCTGGATTATCTGAAGAAGACATCGCTAAAATGAGACAAGAAGCAGAAGAAAATGCTGATGCTGATAAAGCTGCAAAAGAAACTGCAGAAAAAATCAACGAAGCAGATTCTATGATTTTCCAAACGGAAAAACAATTAAAAGAATTTGGCGAGAAATTATCTGATGATAAAAAAGGACCAATTGAAGCTGCTTTAGTTGAATTAAAAGCTGCACATGAATCTAAAGACTTAGCATCTATTGATACTGCTTTAGCAACTATCAACGAAGCTTGGAAAGTTGCATCTGAAGAGATGTATGCTGCACAAGGTGGGGCTGAAGGAGCTGATGCTGGCGCACAACAAGATCAACCTGAAGCAGATGCTCAAGGAGACAATGTTGAAGATGTAGATTTCGAAGAAGTAAAGTAA
- a CDS encoding DUF2853 family protein, producing MNKFDEKVAQYSKFMDDKGLKYDADLLKAVTKGLGPSIYKRDAETISGSDAKEFVTVKKNFLIKKLGLPDGPKLDEAIAKVVEAIGKSERSKYRAVLYYMLAVEFGKQSIYK from the coding sequence ATGAATAAATTTGACGAAAAGGTAGCACAGTATTCTAAATTTATGGATGATAAAGGTCTTAAATATGATGCGGATTTATTAAAAGCTGTGACAAAAGGATTAGGACCATCAATTTATAAAAGAGATGCTGAAACTATTTCTGGTTCTGATGCAAAGGAATTCGTAACTGTAAAGAAAAACTTTTTGATAAAAAAATTAGGCTTGCCTGATGGTCCAAAATTAGACGAAGCAATTGCAAAAGTTGTTGAAGCTATTGGAAAATCGGAAAGAAGTAAATACAGAGCAGTACTTTACTATATGTTAGCTGTTGAATTTGGAAAACAATCTATTTATAAATAA
- a CDS encoding L-serine ammonia-lyase, which translates to MSQFISVFDMLKIGVGPSSSHTLGPWRAAQQWILKLKEKEHFFLIDEIKIDLYGSLSLTGKGHATDLAILLGLSGTDPEYIPIEDIDEIIKGIKETSLLFLNNEKMISFSTENIKFNKEFLPLNPNGMTFTGFCNGDVISKETYFSIGGGFIIQEKDSLSEEIEISKQNFPFPMNKALQLEQYCEKENLLISDIVYQNELVLNSGDKIDFEINRIWETMLECMYVGCHSKGILPGGLNVKRRAAETHDKLIKDSSYTNPKEWITAIRSTEVKFREILKWVSCFALSVNEVNASLGRVVTAPTNGSAGVIPAVLMYYLVIENHEADFKQIKKFLLVAGEIGSIFKKNATISAAMGGCQAEIGVSSAMAAAALTELLGGTPAQSLVAAEIAMEHHLGLTCDPIGGLVQIPCIERNAMGAIKAINAAEMALDTDPKETKVPLDKVIDTMWETAKDMNKNYKETSEGGLAVTVRLVDC; encoded by the coding sequence ATGTCGCAATTTATTAGTGTTTTTGATATGTTGAAGATTGGTGTTGGGCCATCAAGTTCGCATACATTAGGTCCTTGGAGAGCTGCCCAACAGTGGATTTTAAAATTAAAAGAAAAGGAACATTTTTTTTTGATTGATGAAATCAAAATAGATTTATATGGTTCTTTATCTTTAACAGGAAAAGGGCATGCTACAGATTTGGCAATTTTATTAGGATTAAGTGGTACAGACCCAGAATACATTCCTATTGAAGATATCGACGAAATAATTAAAGGTATTAAAGAAACTTCATTGTTGTTTTTGAACAACGAGAAAATGATTTCTTTTTCTACTGAAAACATTAAATTTAACAAAGAGTTTTTACCATTAAACCCTAATGGAATGACATTTACAGGGTTTTGTAATGGTGACGTTATTTCTAAAGAAACTTATTTTTCAATAGGAGGAGGTTTCATTATTCAAGAAAAAGACTCTTTATCCGAAGAAATAGAAATATCAAAACAAAATTTTCCTTTCCCAATGAATAAAGCACTTCAATTAGAACAATATTGTGAAAAAGAAAATTTATTAATTTCAGATATTGTTTATCAGAATGAATTGGTTTTAAATTCTGGGGATAAAATAGATTTTGAAATCAATAGAATTTGGGAAACCATGTTAGAATGTATGTATGTTGGTTGTCATTCTAAAGGAATTCTTCCAGGTGGATTAAATGTAAAAAGAAGAGCTGCAGAAACTCATGATAAATTAATAAAAGATAGTTCTTATACAAATCCAAAAGAATGGATTACTGCAATTAGAAGTACAGAGGTAAAATTTAGAGAAATTTTAAAATGGGTAAGTTGTTTTGCGCTCTCTGTAAATGAAGTAAATGCTTCTTTAGGAAGAGTTGTAACTGCACCAACTAATGGAAGTGCAGGAGTAATTCCTGCAGTTTTAATGTATTATTTAGTAATTGAAAATCATGAGGCTGACTTTAAGCAGATTAAAAAATTCTTACTAGTTGCTGGAGAAATTGGAAGTATTTTTAAGAAAAATGCCACTATTTCAGCTGCAATGGGAGGTTGTCAAGCAGAAATTGGAGTGTCATCTGCAATGGCAGCGGCAGCGTTAACAGAATTGTTAGGTGGAACGCCAGCACAAAGTTTGGTTGCAGCAGAAATTGCAATGGAACATCATTTAGGTTTAACATGTGATCCAATTGGTGGTTTGGTTCAAATTCCTTGTATAGAAAGAAATGCAATGGGAGCAATTAAAGCAATTAATGCAGCAGAAATGGCTTTAGATACAGATCCAAAAGAAACAAAAGTTCCGTTAGATAAAGTGATTGATACAATGTGGGAAACAGCAAAAGACATGAACAAAAATTACAAAGAAACTTCTGAAGGTGGTTTGGCAGTTACTGTTAGATTGGTAGATTGTTAA
- a CDS encoding bacteriorhodopsin-like: protein MNLSINFLSVAKMDPSDYVGFTFFVGCMAMMAAAVFFFLSMNSFDKKWRTSLLVSGLITFIAAVHYWYMRDYWASNGESPTFFRYVDWVLTVPLMCVEFYLILKVAGAKKSLMWRLIFLSVIMLVTGYIGEVIDAPNAWLWGLISGLAYFVIVYDIWFGTAKKLAIEAGGAVLKAHKTLCWFVLVGWAIYPLGYMAGTEGWYSGVFGGLNMDVIYNIGDAINKIGFGLVIYNLAVQSSENK, encoded by the coding sequence ATGAATTTATCGATTAACTTTCTTTCCGTTGCAAAAATGGATCCAAGTGATTATGTTGGGTTTACATTTTTTGTAGGCTGCATGGCTATGATGGCTGCTGCAGTATTTTTCTTTTTATCAATGAATAGTTTTGATAAAAAATGGAGAACTTCACTATTAGTTTCTGGTTTGATTACTTTCATTGCTGCAGTTCATTATTGGTATATGAGAGACTATTGGGCTTCTAACGGAGAATCTCCAACCTTCTTTAGATACGTTGATTGGGTCTTAACTGTTCCCTTAATGTGTGTAGAGTTCTATTTAATCTTAAAAGTTGCAGGAGCTAAAAAATCTTTAATGTGGAGATTAATCTTCTTATCAGTTATTATGCTGGTAACGGGTTATATAGGAGAAGTAATTGATGCACCAAATGCATGGTTATGGGGTCTTATATCTGGCTTGGCTTACTTCGTAATTGTTTATGATATCTGGTTTGGAACTGCCAAGAAACTAGCTATCGAAGCTGGTGGAGCTGTTTTAAAAGCTCACAAAACTTTATGTTGGTTTGTTTTAGTTGGTTGGGCCATTTATCCTTTAGGATATATGGCTGGAACTGAAGGCTGGTACTCTGGAGTATTTGGTGGCTTAAATATGGATGTTATTTATAACATTGGAGATGCCATAAACAAAATAGGATTTGGATTGGTAATTTATAATTTAGCCGTTCAAAGTTCTGAAAATAAATAA
- a CDS encoding Brp/Blh family beta-carotene 15,15'-dioxygenase, which produces MNTLFNRNYQNLMLFLTFFLLWVSIQFGEVVEDFLAYVMVISLGILHGANDLLILSIKEKKDKTFIKNLIIYVSIIILCLIIYMFSPFVAILLFVLLSSYHFGEEHLSKKINVNVLFNSLYFLAYGMFIFSLIFYQSITDVDVIMRELTGLTFTEFQIEITLLMSAVFLFIGSLYLILTKRNKSKIFIEELFYLMLLFLVFKSSSLILGFAIYFIFWHSIPSIIHQIEFISGNLNKKTIFFYIKKALIYWVISIIGLLILYQLVPQVELFATVVFVILFAVTAPHTWVMYKMKN; this is translated from the coding sequence ATGAATACATTATTTAATAGAAATTATCAAAATTTAATGCTTTTTCTTACGTTTTTCTTACTTTGGGTAAGTATTCAATTTGGAGAAGTAGTCGAAGATTTTTTAGCATATGTAATGGTGATTTCGTTAGGTATTTTGCATGGAGCGAATGATTTGTTGATTTTATCAATAAAGGAGAAAAAGGACAAGACGTTTATAAAAAACCTTATAATTTATGTTAGTATAATTATTCTATGTCTAATAATTTATATGTTTAGCCCTTTTGTAGCTATATTATTATTTGTTTTATTGAGCTCTTATCATTTCGGAGAAGAACACCTTAGCAAGAAAATAAACGTAAACGTATTATTTAATTCTTTATATTTTTTAGCATACGGGATGTTTATCTTTTCCTTAATTTTTTATCAATCTATTACTGATGTTGATGTAATTATGAGAGAACTAACAGGTTTAACCTTCACTGAGTTTCAAATAGAAATAACCTTACTTATGAGTGCTGTATTTTTATTTATAGGAAGTTTGTACCTGATTTTAACTAAAAGAAATAAGTCGAAAATATTTATAGAAGAGCTCTTTTATTTAATGTTACTTTTTCTCGTCTTCAAAAGCTCTTCTTTAATATTGGGTTTCGCTATTTATTTTATTTTTTGGCATTCTATACCTTCTATTATTCATCAGATAGAATTTATTTCAGGAAATTTAAATAAAAAAACTATTTTTTTTTATATAAAAAAAGCACTAATCTATTGGGTAATTAGCATCATTGGGTTATTGATTTTATATCAATTAGTTCCACAGGTAGAGTTGTTTGCTACTGTAGTTTTTGTGATTTTATTTGCAGTAACAGCGCCACATACTTGGGTGATGTACAAAATGAAAAATTAA
- the yaaA gene encoding peroxide stress protein YaaA: MKIIISPAKSLDFESKVPTGLYTQPRFLEESNKLNKKLKTLSKNKLSDLMSISSDLSALNYERNQNWKTPFNQENAKQAIYAFTGEVFRGIDVNSLKEDKLPLLQQRLRIISGLYGLLKPLDLIQPYRLEMGTKLKVGRTENLYKFWDNKIVNSLNDELSENELVINLASSEYFKVIPKKLLKVPMITPVFKDFKNGEYKTIMTFAKKARGLMVRYIIDNNLKTIEDLKGFNVDNYRFSEEMSSGNDLFFTR, encoded by the coding sequence ATGAAAATCATAATATCTCCTGCAAAATCTTTAGACTTTGAAAGTAAAGTACCAACTGGTTTATATACACAACCTCGTTTTTTAGAAGAATCTAATAAATTGAATAAAAAACTAAAAACACTTTCAAAAAATAAATTATCAGATCTAATGTCTATTTCTAGCGATTTATCTGCGTTAAATTATGAGCGAAATCAAAATTGGAAAACGCCTTTTAATCAAGAAAATGCCAAACAAGCTATTTATGCTTTTACAGGTGAAGTTTTTAGAGGAATAGATGTAAATTCTTTAAAAGAAGACAAATTACCACTTTTACAACAGCGTTTAAGAATTATATCTGGCTTATATGGTTTGTTAAAACCTTTAGATTTAATACAACCTTATCGTTTAGAAATGGGAACAAAACTAAAAGTTGGAAGAACAGAAAATTTATACAAATTTTGGGACAATAAGATTGTAAACTCTCTAAATGATGAGCTTTCAGAAAATGAATTGGTTATAAATTTAGCAAGCTCAGAATACTTTAAAGTCATTCCTAAAAAACTTTTAAAAGTACCTATGATTACTCCTGTTTTTAAAGATTTTAAAAACGGAGAATATAAAACGATTATGACATTTGCAAAAAAAGCACGTGGATTAATGGTGCGTTATATTATAGATAATAATTTAAAAACTATTGAAGATTTAAAAGGCTTTAATGTTGATAATTATCGTTTTTCTGAAGAAATGTCTTCTGGAAATGATTTGTTTTTTACTCGTTAA
- a CDS encoding RNA polymerase sigma factor: MDKEAELVKKLKNPALKDIAFNELLDVYQERLYWHIRKIVSTHENADDVLQNTFIRVYKSILNFQEKSTLHTWMYRIAYNEAIRFLEKNNKKSYDNIDDVSESNLKVLFEDDYFDGDEIQQKLHKIIDGFSEKQKRIFHMKYFDDMSFRQISELLKVSESTLKSTYYTAVKIIEEKILV, encoded by the coding sequence TTGGATAAAGAAGCTGAACTAGTTAAAAAGTTGAAGAATCCAGCATTAAAAGATATTGCTTTTAATGAGCTTCTTGATGTCTATCAAGAACGTTTGTATTGGCATATTAGAAAGATTGTTAGTACACATGAAAATGCGGATGATGTATTACAAAACACCTTTATTAGAGTTTATAAAAGCATTCTAAATTTTCAAGAAAAAAGCACATTACATACTTGGATGTATAGAATTGCTTATAATGAAGCTATCCGTTTTTTAGAAAAAAATAACAAAAAATCTTACGATAATATTGATGACGTTTCTGAATCTAATTTAAAAGTTTTATTTGAAGATGACTATTTTGATGGAGATGAAATTCAGCAAAAGTTACATAAAATTATAGATGGTTTTTCTGAGAAACAAAAACGAATTTTTCATATGAAATACTTTGATGATATGAGTTTTAGGCAAATTTCTGAGCTTTTAAAAGTATCGGAAAGCACTTTAAAATCAACTTATTATACAGCAGTAAAAATTATTGAAGAAAAAATTTTAGTTTAA
- a CDS encoding helix-turn-helix transcriptional regulator, which produces MGLTKSEIFTEEQNEIAAIAKVLGHPARIAILDFLIKLKSCVCGDLVKDIGLAQPTISQHLKELKKVGLIKGTIDGTSVCYCIDQENWDKVKNILSQFLDKSSVENCC; this is translated from the coding sequence ATGGGTTTAACCAAGTCAGAAATATTTACAGAAGAACAAAATGAAATTGCTGCCATTGCAAAAGTGTTAGGTCACCCTGCAAGAATTGCAATTTTAGATTTTTTAATTAAGTTGAAATCTTGTGTTTGTGGAGATTTAGTAAAAGATATTGGTTTGGCACAACCTACTATTTCTCAGCATTTAAAAGAATTAAAAAAAGTAGGGTTGATTAAAGGAACTATAGATGGCACAAGTGTTTGTTATTGTATAGATCAAGAAAATTGGGATAAAGTTAAAAATATATTAAGTCAATTTTTAGATAAAAGTTCAGTAGAAAACTGTTGTTAA
- a CDS encoding low molecular weight phosphatase family protein — translation MYQTIKKVILALDINTISDARKEVLQPLINFVQEKVDADKEVNINFICTHNSRRSHLTQIWAQTVATYYNIKNVKTYSGGTEATAMFPKVAETLKNVGFKIKEISEGTNPVYAIKFDDNSHSIIGFSKKYDDEFNPVSEFAAIMTCSNADVGCPFIAGAEKRIPIMYEDPKLFDETAQQAAKYQERSLQIATEMLYVFSKINK, via the coding sequence ATGTACCAAACAATAAAAAAAGTAATATTAGCATTAGACATTAATACTATTTCTGATGCGAGAAAAGAAGTTTTACAACCACTTATAAATTTTGTGCAAGAAAAGGTGGATGCAGATAAAGAAGTGAACATCAACTTTATTTGTACTCATAATTCTAGAAGAAGTCATTTAACTCAAATTTGGGCACAAACAGTGGCTACTTATTACAATATAAAAAATGTAAAAACGTATTCTGGAGGAACGGAAGCAACAGCAATGTTTCCTAAAGTAGCAGAAACATTAAAAAATGTGGGATTTAAAATTAAAGAAATTTCTGAAGGAACAAATCCTGTATACGCAATAAAGTTTGATGATAATTCACATTCAATTATTGGTTTTTCTAAAAAATATGATGATGAATTTAATCCTGTTTCAGAATTTGCAGCAATTATGACTTGCTCTAACGCAGATGTAGGTTGTCCTTTTATAGCTGGTGCAGAAAAAAGAATTCCTATTATGTATGAAGATCCAAAATTATTTGATGAAACAGCTCAACAAGCAGCAAAGTATCAAGAAAGAAGTTTACAAATAGCAACAGAAATGTTGTATGTATTCTCAAAAATTAATAAATAA
- a CDS encoding DUF6428 family protein: MKLSEIKNHLKNLNEIAFQLPNGELVPSHFHVTEVGKVTKDFIDCGGKVRCETVINFQLWEENDYDHRLHPEKLAQIIGLSEKIFKFEDLEIEVEYQGKETIGKYNLDFDGKNFLLTSKLTACLALDACGIPAEKPKLKIAELQDQSSCCDPTSGCC, from the coding sequence ATGAAGTTATCAGAAATAAAAAATCACTTAAAAAATTTAAATGAAATAGCTTTTCAATTACCAAATGGAGAGTTAGTGCCAAGTCATTTTCATGTAACAGAAGTGGGTAAAGTTACCAAAGATTTTATAGATTGTGGAGGTAAAGTTAGATGCGAAACTGTAATTAATTTTCAACTTTGGGAGGAAAATGATTACGATCACAGATTACATCCAGAGAAATTGGCACAGATTATAGGGCTTTCTGAAAAGATTTTTAAGTTTGAGGACTTAGAGATTGAAGTGGAATATCAAGGAAAAGAAACTATTGGTAAATACAATTTAGATTTTGATGGAAAAAACTTTTTATTAACGTCAAAATTAACGGCTTGTTTAGCTTTAGATGCTTGTGGAATACCTGCAGAAAAACCAAAACTTAAAATAGCAGAACTACAAGACCAATCTTCTTGTTGCGATCCTACTTCAGGATGTTGTTAA
- a CDS encoding RluA family pseudouridine synthase, producing MQENQNQDLENEELYEHYNFTASVGQEPLRVDKFLMNFIENSTRSKIQQAAKAGNILVNDVVVKSNHKIKPNDVVRVVLTYPPAEQLLVAEDIPLDIIYEDDTVIVVNKPAGMVVHPGHGNYSGTLVNGLIHHIENLPTNSNERPGLVHRIDKDTSGLLVVAKTEFAMANLSKQFFDRTTERLYYALVWGRVEEDEGRIEGNIGRSLKNRLQMDVFTEGDFGKHAVTHYKVLERLTYVTLVQCKLETGRTHQIRAHFKHIGHTLFNDERYGGDDILKGTTFTKYKQFVNNCFKVLPRQALHAKTLGFTHPTTGEFMQFNTEVPQDITDCLEKWRTYSENSKEQTE from the coding sequence ATGCAAGAAAACCAGAATCAAGATTTAGAAAACGAAGAGCTTTACGAACATTATAACTTTACGGCAAGTGTTGGTCAAGAACCTCTAAGAGTAGATAAGTTTTTAATGAACTTTATAGAGAATTCTACAAGAAGTAAAATACAACAAGCTGCAAAAGCTGGAAATATTTTAGTGAATGATGTAGTTGTAAAATCGAACCATAAAATTAAGCCAAATGATGTTGTACGTGTTGTTTTAACGTATCCACCAGCAGAACAATTATTGGTTGCAGAAGATATTCCTTTAGATATTATTTATGAAGATGATACTGTAATTGTAGTAAATAAGCCTGCAGGAATGGTTGTGCATCCGGGACATGGAAATTATTCTGGAACGTTAGTAAATGGTTTAATTCATCATATAGAAAATTTACCAACAAATTCTAATGAACGCCCAGGTTTAGTGCATAGAATTGATAAAGATACAAGTGGGTTATTAGTAGTTGCTAAAACCGAATTTGCAATGGCTAATTTGTCTAAGCAGTTTTTTGATAGAACTACAGAACGTTTATATTATGCGTTAGTTTGGGGGCGTGTTGAAGAAGACGAAGGTAGAATTGAAGGTAATATTGGGAGAAGTTTAAAAAATCGTTTGCAGATGGATGTTTTTACTGAAGGTGATTTTGGAAAACATGCTGTTACTCATTATAAAGTTTTAGAGCGTTTAACCTATGTTACTTTAGTACAATGTAAATTAGAAACTGGTAGAACACACCAAATTAGAGCGCATTTTAAACATATTGGGCATACACTATTTAATGATGAGCGTTATGGTGGAGATGATATTTTAAAAGGGACCACTTTTACTAAATACAAACAGTTTGTAAATAACTGTTTTAAGGTGTTACCAAGACAAGCTTTACATGCAAAAACACTAGGTTTTACACACCCTACAACTGGTGAGTTTATGCAGTTTAATACTGAAGTACCACAAGATATTACAGATTGTTTAGAAAAATGGAGAACGTATTCTGAGAATTCTAAAGAACAAACGGAATAG
- a CDS encoding PASTA domain-containing protein, translated as MSVVQFLKSKSFFKQIAIAIIGLLVFVFILKYWLGVSTNHDQKIQVPDLQKMSLADVENKLKEINLDYKVIDSVSFNPNYPKKSVIEQTPEAGGFVKEKRKIYLTLNPSKYRDVSIPDLNGRTKRQAISELRSTGFIIGSDFTYVNDIGKDVVRGLRYKGKILNPQDKLPLNSIIDLVLGDGKGN; from the coding sequence ATGAGTGTTGTTCAGTTTCTTAAAAGTAAATCGTTTTTTAAACAAATTGCAATTGCAATTATTGGTTTATTAGTATTTGTATTTATTTTAAAATATTGGTTAGGAGTTAGTACAAACCATGACCAAAAAATACAAGTTCCAGATTTACAAAAAATGTCTTTAGCAGATGTAGAAAATAAATTAAAGGAGATAAACTTAGATTACAAAGTTATTGATAGTGTAAGTTTTAATCCTAATTACCCAAAAAAATCTGTTATAGAACAAACCCCCGAAGCTGGAGGTTTTGTAAAAGAAAAAAGAAAAATATACTTAACATTAAACCCTTCTAAATACAGAGATGTTTCTATACCTGATTTAAACGGAAGAACAAAAAGACAAGCAATTTCTGAACTGCGTTCTACCGGTTTTATTATTGGAAGTGATTTTACGTATGTAAATGATATAGGAAAAGATGTTGTTAGAGGATTACGTTACAAAGGAAAAATTTTAAACCCACAAGATAAATTACCATTAAACTCAATTATAGATTTGGTTTTAGGTGATGGAAAAGGAAATTAG
- a CDS encoding D-alanine--D-alanine ligase, with amino-acid sequence MRKNIAIVMGGYSSEVNISLTSGNVVYTHLDKEKYNSFRVHILKEKWVALDDNNVEYPIDKNNFSFLFNGNVVVFDCVFNAIHGNPGENGRLLGYFDLIGLSYTSAPFYQMALTFNKRDTLSVVKEYGIKTAVSVYLNKGDDVHLDKIIAKVGLPCFIKPNNAGSSYGISKAHTKEDILPAIEKAYKEDSEILIESFLDGVEVSVGVIKYKGEVKVLPITEIVSENDFFDYEAKYQGKSQEITPARISLEEKSKVEAISKKIYTILNMSGFSRSEYILVNCEPYFLEMNTVPGLTEESILPQQAKAAGISLKELFGNAIESSLHKLKLS; translated from the coding sequence ATGAGAAAAAACATAGCAATTGTAATGGGTGGTTATTCATCCGAAGTAAATATTTCTTTAACCAGCGGAAATGTTGTTTATACCCATTTAGATAAAGAGAAATATAATTCTTTTAGAGTTCATATTTTAAAAGAAAAATGGGTTGCTTTAGATGATAATAATGTTGAATATCCAATTGATAAAAACAACTTTTCATTTTTATTTAATGGAAATGTTGTTGTTTTTGATTGTGTTTTTAATGCAATTCATGGTAATCCAGGAGAAAACGGAAGGTTGTTAGGCTATTTTGATTTAATAGGTTTGAGCTATACATCTGCACCCTTTTATCAAATGGCATTAACTTTTAATAAAAGAGATACCCTAAGTGTTGTAAAAGAATATGGTATTAAAACGGCAGTTTCTGTCTATTTAAACAAAGGAGATGATGTTCATTTAGATAAAATTATAGCAAAAGTAGGTTTGCCGTGTTTTATAAAACCAAACAATGCAGGTTCTAGTTATGGTATTTCTAAAGCACATACAAAAGAAGACATTTTGCCAGCAATTGAAAAAGCGTATAAAGAAGATTCAGAAATTTTAATTGAATCATTTTTAGATGGTGTAGAAGTATCTGTTGGCGTAATTAAATATAAAGGCGAAGTAAAAGTATTGCCAATTACAGAGATTGTTTCAGAGAATGACTTTTTTGATTACGAGGCAAAATATCAAGGAAAATCTCAAGAGATAACGCCTGCTAGAATTTCATTAGAAGAAAAAAGCAAAGTAGAAGCGATTTCAAAGAAAATTTATACTATTTTAAATATGTCAGGATTTTCACGTTCTGAATATATTTTAGTAAATTGCGAACCCTATTTCTTGGAAATGAATACTGTTCCTGGGCTTACAGAAGAGAGTATTTTACCTCAGCAAGCAAAAGCAGCAGGAATATCATTAAAAGAACTATTTGGTAATGCGATAGAAAGTTCCCTACATAAGCTTAAATTGAGTTAA